One genomic region from Clarias gariepinus isolate MV-2021 ecotype Netherlands chromosome 22, CGAR_prim_01v2, whole genome shotgun sequence encodes:
- the ttll10 gene encoding protein polyglycylase TTLL10 isoform X2, protein MSAGSTVEVVQTAGELQGEAHACIDSPKAREDQQGEAEDEEQGHLPAVLEETVILESVGKDKQHQRTEVERSLGRRQDAQGMNREQVIQADGAAADSHSVCVSEKPQAKHQGRSVQTHNPQRNSKQSPEKPPRLGPFFYFGGRNGASIVVPYCERKGWKRICDQTRLDYKLKWCEMRSSNTYYHFREGEQMVYQIPNNRVLTTKIGLLNSLREYDRVSSKINHGRGQRKMTMGEFFPETFRMDVEDEKEAFFSQQEGLCADKNNIWICKPTGLNQGKGIFLLLTPDDIAAFRGRMQMLADSHTNKQSPLSNSQAMIAQRYIQNPLLLKGKKFDVRSYFLIACTSPYMVFFRHGYARLTCDLYDPKSNNLTAHLTNQKRMQQIMIHCFLAVKSKLECKLGYFDLIGCDFMIDEDFKVWLLEMNCNPALHTNCEVLKEVVPSTVMETLDLVIEIFNKCRCGLKLLPLNSQKDFVLLHCGDTTGVSFTKQRNGTAGCPRTACLESRSSYKKT, encoded by the exons ATGTCAGCTGGAAGCACGGTCGAGGTTGTTCAGACTGCTGGGGAGCTGCAAGGTGAAGCTCATGCCTGCATAGACTCTCCAAAAGCCAGAGAAGATCAGCAGGGGGAGGCTGAGGATGAAGAGCAGGGACACCTGCCAGCCGTTCTGGAAGAGACAGTGATACTGGAGTCTGTGGGCAAAGATAAACAGCACCAGAGGACGGAGGTGGAGAGGTCTCTCGGGAGAAGACAGGATGCTCAGGGGATGAACAGAGAACAGGTGATCCAGGCAGATGGCGCTGcagcag ActctcacagtgtgtgtgtaagtgagaagCCTCAAGCAAAGCATCAGGGACGCtctgtacaaacacacaatcCACAGAGGAACAGTAAGCAGAGTCCAGAAAAGCCACCGAGACTTGGACCCTTCTTCTATTTTGGAGGCAGAAACGGGGCCTccat AGTTGTTCCATACTGTGAGAGGAAAGGCTGGAAGCGAATTTGTGACCAAACCCGGCTGGACTACAAACTGAAATGGTGCGAAATGAGATCTTCAAACACATACTACCACTTTAGAGAAG GAGAGCAGATGGTCTATCAGATCCCAAACAACAGAGTGCTGACCACCAAAATAGGTCTTCTAAACAGTCTCAGAGAGTATGACAGAGTCAGCAGCAAGATCAACCATGGAAGGGGACAAAG gAAAATGACGATGGGCGAGTTTTTTCCAGAAACATTTCGAATGGATGTAGAAGATGAGAAGGAAGCTTTCTTTTCCCAGCAAGAGG GATTATGTGCTGACAAAAACAACATATGGATCTGCAAACCAACCGGATTGAACCAGGGCAAAGGCATCTTCCTTCTGCTCACTCCAGATGATATTGCAGCCTTCAGAGGCAGGATGCAGATGTTAGCAGACAGCCATACAAACAAGCAGAGTCCCCTTAGTAACTCACAAGCAATGATTGCTCAAAG GTACATCCAAAACCCTTTGCTCCTAAAGGGCAAAAAATTCGATGTAAGGTCGTACTTTCTGATCGCCTGCACCTCACCGTACATGGTGTTCTTTCGTCACGGTTATGCTCGGCTGACCTGTGACCTTTATGACCCCAAGTCCAACAACCTCACTGCACACCTGACCAACCAA AAGAGAATGCAGCAGATAATGATTCACTGCTTTCTGGCTGTCAAATCAAAGCTGGAGTGTAAACTGGGCTACTTCGATCTGATTGGCTGTGACTTTATGATTGATGAGGACTTCAAG GTCTGGTTGCTAGAGATGAACTGTAATCCTGCTCTTCACACTAATTGTGAAGTGCTGAAAGAGGTGGTTCCCAGCACGGTCATGGAAACTCTGG ACCTGGTCATTGAGATCTTCAATAAATGCCGTTGTGGCCTGAAGCTGTTGCCCCTGAACAGCCAGAAGGATTTTGTGTTACTGCATTGTGGTGATACTACGGGCGTGTCCTTCACCAAACAGAGGAACGGAACAGCAGGATGTCCCAGGACAGCGTGCTTGGAAAGCCGATCCAGCTATAAGAAAACATag
- the ttll10 gene encoding protein polyglycylase TTLL10 isoform X1, giving the protein MSAGSTVEVVQTAGELQGEAHACIDSPKAREDQQGEAEDEEQGHLPAVLEETVILESVGKDKQHQRTEVERSLGRRQDAQGMNREQVIQADGAAADSHSVCVSEKPQAKHQGRSVQTHNPQRNSKQSPEKPPRLGPFFYFGGRNGASIVVPYCERKGWKRICDQTRLDYKLKWCEMRSSNTYYHFREGEQMVYQIPNNRVLTTKIGLLNSLREYDRVSSKINHGRGQRKMTMGEFFPETFRMDVEDEKEAFFSQQEGLCADKNNIWICKPTGLNQGKGIFLLLTPDDIAAFRGRMQMLADSHTNKQSPLSNSQAMIAQRYIQNPLLLKGKKFDVRSYFLIACTSPYMVFFRHGYARLTCDLYDPKSNNLTAHLTNQYMQKKNPLYSVLKEETVWSMEHFNSYINEKFMVAKGLPRDWVLSVFTKRMQQIMIHCFLAVKSKLECKLGYFDLIGCDFMIDEDFKVWLLEMNCNPALHTNCEVLKEVVPSTVMETLDLVIEIFNKCRCGLKLLPLNSQKDFVLLHCGDTTGVSFTKQRNGTAGCPRTACLESRSSYKKT; this is encoded by the exons ATGTCAGCTGGAAGCACGGTCGAGGTTGTTCAGACTGCTGGGGAGCTGCAAGGTGAAGCTCATGCCTGCATAGACTCTCCAAAAGCCAGAGAAGATCAGCAGGGGGAGGCTGAGGATGAAGAGCAGGGACACCTGCCAGCCGTTCTGGAAGAGACAGTGATACTGGAGTCTGTGGGCAAAGATAAACAGCACCAGAGGACGGAGGTGGAGAGGTCTCTCGGGAGAAGACAGGATGCTCAGGGGATGAACAGAGAACAGGTGATCCAGGCAGATGGCGCTGcagcag ActctcacagtgtgtgtgtaagtgagaagCCTCAAGCAAAGCATCAGGGACGCtctgtacaaacacacaatcCACAGAGGAACAGTAAGCAGAGTCCAGAAAAGCCACCGAGACTTGGACCCTTCTTCTATTTTGGAGGCAGAAACGGGGCCTccat AGTTGTTCCATACTGTGAGAGGAAAGGCTGGAAGCGAATTTGTGACCAAACCCGGCTGGACTACAAACTGAAATGGTGCGAAATGAGATCTTCAAACACATACTACCACTTTAGAGAAG GAGAGCAGATGGTCTATCAGATCCCAAACAACAGAGTGCTGACCACCAAAATAGGTCTTCTAAACAGTCTCAGAGAGTATGACAGAGTCAGCAGCAAGATCAACCATGGAAGGGGACAAAG gAAAATGACGATGGGCGAGTTTTTTCCAGAAACATTTCGAATGGATGTAGAAGATGAGAAGGAAGCTTTCTTTTCCCAGCAAGAGG GATTATGTGCTGACAAAAACAACATATGGATCTGCAAACCAACCGGATTGAACCAGGGCAAAGGCATCTTCCTTCTGCTCACTCCAGATGATATTGCAGCCTTCAGAGGCAGGATGCAGATGTTAGCAGACAGCCATACAAACAAGCAGAGTCCCCTTAGTAACTCACAAGCAATGATTGCTCAAAG GTACATCCAAAACCCTTTGCTCCTAAAGGGCAAAAAATTCGATGTAAGGTCGTACTTTCTGATCGCCTGCACCTCACCGTACATGGTGTTCTTTCGTCACGGTTATGCTCGGCTGACCTGTGACCTTTATGACCCCAAGTCCAACAACCTCACTGCACACCTGACCAACCAA TATATGCAGAAGAAGAATCCTCTGTACAGTGTCCTAAAAGAGGAGACAGTCTGGTCCATGGAGCACTTCAACAGCTACATTAATGAGAAGTTCATGGTGGCTAAGGGTCTGCCGAGAGATTGGGTTTTGagtgtttttaca AAGAGAATGCAGCAGATAATGATTCACTGCTTTCTGGCTGTCAAATCAAAGCTGGAGTGTAAACTGGGCTACTTCGATCTGATTGGCTGTGACTTTATGATTGATGAGGACTTCAAG GTCTGGTTGCTAGAGATGAACTGTAATCCTGCTCTTCACACTAATTGTGAAGTGCTGAAAGAGGTGGTTCCCAGCACGGTCATGGAAACTCTGG ACCTGGTCATTGAGATCTTCAATAAATGCCGTTGTGGCCTGAAGCTGTTGCCCCTGAACAGCCAGAAGGATTTTGTGTTACTGCATTGTGGTGATACTACGGGCGTGTCCTTCACCAAACAGAGGAACGGAACAGCAGGATGTCCCAGGACAGCGTGCTTGGAAAGCCGATCCAGCTATAAGAAAACATag
- the ttll10 gene encoding protein polyglycylase TTLL10 isoform X3 produces MALQQSDSHSVCVSEKPQAKHQGRSVQTHNPQRNSKQSPEKPPRLGPFFYFGGRNGASIVVPYCERKGWKRICDQTRLDYKLKWCEMRSSNTYYHFREGEQMVYQIPNNRVLTTKIGLLNSLREYDRVSSKINHGRGQRKMTMGEFFPETFRMDVEDEKEAFFSQQEGLCADKNNIWICKPTGLNQGKGIFLLLTPDDIAAFRGRMQMLADSHTNKQSPLSNSQAMIAQRYIQNPLLLKGKKFDVRSYFLIACTSPYMVFFRHGYARLTCDLYDPKSNNLTAHLTNQYMQKKNPLYSVLKEETVWSMEHFNSYINEKFMVAKGLPRDWVLSVFTKRMQQIMIHCFLAVKSKLECKLGYFDLIGCDFMIDEDFKVWLLEMNCNPALHTNCEVLKEVVPSTVMETLDLVIEIFNKCRCGLKLLPLNSQKDFVLLHCGDTTGVSFTKQRNGTAGCPRTACLESRSSYKKT; encoded by the exons ATGGCGCTGcagcag TCAGActctcacagtgtgtgtgtaagtgagaagCCTCAAGCAAAGCATCAGGGACGCtctgtacaaacacacaatcCACAGAGGAACAGTAAGCAGAGTCCAGAAAAGCCACCGAGACTTGGACCCTTCTTCTATTTTGGAGGCAGAAACGGGGCCTccat AGTTGTTCCATACTGTGAGAGGAAAGGCTGGAAGCGAATTTGTGACCAAACCCGGCTGGACTACAAACTGAAATGGTGCGAAATGAGATCTTCAAACACATACTACCACTTTAGAGAAG GAGAGCAGATGGTCTATCAGATCCCAAACAACAGAGTGCTGACCACCAAAATAGGTCTTCTAAACAGTCTCAGAGAGTATGACAGAGTCAGCAGCAAGATCAACCATGGAAGGGGACAAAG gAAAATGACGATGGGCGAGTTTTTTCCAGAAACATTTCGAATGGATGTAGAAGATGAGAAGGAAGCTTTCTTTTCCCAGCAAGAGG GATTATGTGCTGACAAAAACAACATATGGATCTGCAAACCAACCGGATTGAACCAGGGCAAAGGCATCTTCCTTCTGCTCACTCCAGATGATATTGCAGCCTTCAGAGGCAGGATGCAGATGTTAGCAGACAGCCATACAAACAAGCAGAGTCCCCTTAGTAACTCACAAGCAATGATTGCTCAAAG GTACATCCAAAACCCTTTGCTCCTAAAGGGCAAAAAATTCGATGTAAGGTCGTACTTTCTGATCGCCTGCACCTCACCGTACATGGTGTTCTTTCGTCACGGTTATGCTCGGCTGACCTGTGACCTTTATGACCCCAAGTCCAACAACCTCACTGCACACCTGACCAACCAA TATATGCAGAAGAAGAATCCTCTGTACAGTGTCCTAAAAGAGGAGACAGTCTGGTCCATGGAGCACTTCAACAGCTACATTAATGAGAAGTTCATGGTGGCTAAGGGTCTGCCGAGAGATTGGGTTTTGagtgtttttaca AAGAGAATGCAGCAGATAATGATTCACTGCTTTCTGGCTGTCAAATCAAAGCTGGAGTGTAAACTGGGCTACTTCGATCTGATTGGCTGTGACTTTATGATTGATGAGGACTTCAAG GTCTGGTTGCTAGAGATGAACTGTAATCCTGCTCTTCACACTAATTGTGAAGTGCTGAAAGAGGTGGTTCCCAGCACGGTCATGGAAACTCTGG ACCTGGTCATTGAGATCTTCAATAAATGCCGTTGTGGCCTGAAGCTGTTGCCCCTGAACAGCCAGAAGGATTTTGTGTTACTGCATTGTGGTGATACTACGGGCGTGTCCTTCACCAAACAGAGGAACGGAACAGCAGGATGTCCCAGGACAGCGTGCTTGGAAAGCCGATCCAGCTATAAGAAAACATag